One Spinacia oleracea cultivar Varoflay chromosome 4, BTI_SOV_V1, whole genome shotgun sequence DNA segment encodes these proteins:
- the LOC110785972 gene encoding uncharacterized protein, whose protein sequence is MREYGWESLLTSVISICDKRAIRVHNMDEEYAHLGRKKRELNHRFDEVSMDLLLCISCLNLVNSFPPFDKLKLLRLAEYYPNELSSFDLLYLEDELDNLIHDMQRDERIEGLKYIGELCKKLIETTKYDTYRYRFIYLLIKMVLILPMATATLEWEFYAMTIVKIKLSNSMRD, encoded by the exons ATGAGAGAATATGGATGGGAGTCTCTTTTGACTTCAGTGATCTCCATTTGTGATAAAAGAGCTATCCGTGTTCATAATATGGATGAAGAGTATGCTCATCTGGGAAGAAAAAAACGAG AACTTAATCATCGGTTTGACGAAGTAAGTATGGATCTTCTTCTTTGTATATCTTGTCTAAATCTTGTCAATTCCTTCCCTCCTTTTGACAAGTTAAAGTTACTTAGACTTGCTGAATATTATCCTAATGAGCTTTCAAGTTTTGATTTGCTCTATCTTGAGGATGAACttgataatttaattcatgATATGCAAAGAGATGAGAGAATTGAGGGTTTGAAATATATTGGAGAACTATGCAAGAAACTTATTGAGACAACGAAGTATGATACATATCGTTATCGTTTTATCTATTTGCTTATAAAGATGGTGTTGATTCTTCCTATGGCAACTGCAACTTTAGAATGGGAATTCTATGCAATGACTATTGTAAAGATTAAGTTGAGTAATAGTATGAGAGATTAA
- the LOC110785989 gene encoding AP2-like ethylene-responsive transcription factor AIL1 codes for MKRSSENDNSNGSNSSGNSSCSNWLGFSLSPYMKMEGCNSSVDEEEVVHHDYHHHYTHHHQVQPQQQQQQSTVGMFVSHPLPQQQQQQQLNSGPICFENGDGGGENGGYFHTPLTVMPLKSDGSLCLMEAFNRSHPPEEPKLENFLGISLDSIYRQQQQQQQQLESYISAMSSYQGFSEDDLLKNWVTTVDNLSNGGSVSSATALAVVAASSVSGDLQSLSLSISPGSQSSCATTDNRQITTTTGSGNDNCVGVVAMDTKKRGFGKIVQNKHTVHRKSIDTFGQRTSQYRGVTKHRWTGRYEAHLWDNSCKKEGQTRKGRQVYLGGYDMEEKAARSYDLAALKYWGLSTHTNFPIENYKQEIQDMKNMTRQEFVAHLRRKSSGFSRGASMYRGVTRHHQHGRWQARIGRVAGNKDLYLGTFSTQEEAAEAYDVAAIKFRGTNAVTNFDISRYHVEKIMSSNALLAGEQARRNNKVELIEECPSSTENKRNASSTGEWKMVPSFSLSPTQNMGSAAHFSSASSLVTSLNSSREGSPDENMSSSTTSNSMVFPWIASPAQLRPSPTASTTIPVAHYPVFVAWNHA; via the exons atgaagcgTTCTAGTGAAAATGATAATAGCAATGGCAGTAACAGTAGTGGCAATAGTAGTTGTAGCAACTGGTTAGGTTTTTCTCTGTCTCCGTACATGAAAATGGAGGGTTGTAATTCTTCTGTTGATGAAGAAGAAGTTGTGCATCATGATTATCATCATCATTACACTCATCATCATCAAGTTCAGccgcaacagcagcagcaacagtCTACAGTGGGTATGTTTGTTTCTCACCCTCTtccgcagcagcagcagcagcagcagctaaaCAGTGGTCCAATTTGCTTTGAGAATGGTGACGGAGGAGGTGAAAATGGTGGGTATTTTCACACTCCTTTGACTGTGATGCCACTAAAGTCAGATGGGTCTCTTTGCCTTATGGAAGCTTTCAACAGATCTCACCCACCTGAAG AGCCGAAGCTGGAGAATTTCCTCGGCATTAGCTTGGATAGCATCTACagacagcagcagcagcaacaacaacagttGGAATCCTACATTTCTGCAATGTCATCATACCAAGGGTTTTCCGAGGATGACTTACTTAAAAACTGGGTTACAACAGTAGATAACTTGAGTAATGGTGGAAGTGTTTCGTCTGCGACAGCCCTTGCTGTTGTTGCTGCATCAAGTGTAAGTGGTGATTTACAGTCTCTTTCTTTGTCAATTAGCCCGGGTTCGCAGTCCAGTTGCGCAACAACAGACAACAGGCAGATTACTACAACTACTGGGTCTGGGAATGATAATTGTGTTGGTGTTGTTGCTATGGATACCAAAAAGAGAGGCTTTGggaaaatagttcaaaataagCACACTGTTCATAGGAAGTCTATTGACACTTTTGGCCAAAGAACCTCTCAGTATAGAGGTGTTACCAA GCATAGATGGACTGGTAGATATGAAGCACATCTATGGGACAATAGTTGTAAAAAAGAAGGACAGACAAGGAAAGGGAGACAAG TTTATCTTG GAGGCTATGATATGGAAGAGAAAGCTGCTAGATCTTATGATCTTGCTGCCCTGAAATACTGGGGACTCTCTACTCACACTAACTTCCCT ATAGAGAACTACAAACAAGAGATTCAAGATATGAAAAACATGACACGACAAGAATTTGTTGCTCATTTAAGGAG GAAGAGCAGTGGATTTTCGAGAGGTGCTTCCATGTACAGAGGAGTTACAAG GCATCATCAACATGGTAGATGGCAAGCTAGGATAGGCAGGGTTGCAGGGAACAAGGACCTCTATCTTGGGACATTTA GCACGCAAGAGGAAGCAGCAGAAGCTTATGATGTAGCTGCAATAAAGTTCAGAGGAACAAATGCAGTGACTAATTTCGACATAAGTAGGTACCATGTGGAAAAAATCATGTCTAGTAATGCTCTTCTAGCAGGAGAGCAAGCTAGGAGGAACAACAAAGTGGAATTGATAGAGGAATGTCCTAGTTCGActgagaacaaaagaaatgctTCTTCTACAGGAGAGTGGAAGATGGTCCCATCATTCTCACTTAGTCCGACTCAAAACATGGGTTCAGCAGCCCATTTCTCGAGTGCATCGTCGTTGGTTACTAGCTTGAACAGCTCTAGGGAAGGTAGTCCAGATGAGAATATGTCATCATCGACAACCTCAAACTCAATGGTTTTCCCTTGGATTGCATCACCAGCCCAGTTAAGGCCTTCTCCTACAGCTTCGACGACCATTCCTGTGGCTCATTACCCTGTTTTTGTTGCTTGGAATCATGCTTAG
- the LOC110785971 gene encoding uncharacterized protein, with protein sequence MSIQSWYWKQLCKVKDRFGAGYSLDRWSFDIKGYTASSGYYWLRGEQQQVQWASWVWNRLNIPKCSFIVWMAMWRRLQTKDRLVRFGMCEDDTCPVCGTSAETIDHIFFTCPYSQICVQELGRALHLPLLFNDLDAACRQIPKLSAGRFKNQVFQSCVVAMMYCIWRQRNEAVWNKTIKHPRALVRQVKHMCFWRITSIMPQRIKSHEREWFVRLLS encoded by the exons ATGTCAATTCAAAG TTGGTACTGGAAACAACTTTGTAAGGTGAAGGACAGGTTCGGAGCTGGGTACAGTCTTGATAGGTGGAGCTTTGACATTAAGGGATACACTGCTTCCAGTGGCTATTATTGGCTAAGAGGGGAGCAACAACAGGTACAGTGGGCTTCATGGGTGTGGAACAGATTGAATATTCCAAAGTGCAGCTTTATTGTGTGGATGGCTATGTGGAGAAGGTTGCAGACTAAGGACAGGCTAGTTAGATTTGGAATGTGTGAAGATGATACTTGTCCAGTTTGTGGTACCAGTGCTGAGACTATTGACCATATTTTCTTTACTTGCCCTTATAGCCAGATATGTGTGCAGGAACTAGGCAGAGCGTTGCATCTCCCTCTGCTCTTCAATGATTTAGATGCAGCTTGCAGGCAGATCCCGAAGCTGAGTGCTGGGAGGTTTAAGAATCAAGTGTTCCAGAGCTGTGTGGTTGCCATGATGTATTGTATTTGGAGACAGAGGAATGAAGCAGTCTGGAATAAGACTATAAAGCATCCTAGGGCATTAGTGAGGCAGGTTAAGCACATGTGTTTCTGGAGAATCACTTCTATTATGCCACAGAGAATTAAGAGTCATGAGCGAGAGTGGTTTGTACGACTACTATCTTGA
- the LOC110785984 gene encoding uncharacterized protein, with amino-acid sequence MFLNNFCATFNAVIREARDTPIITCVDWIRRYVMRRNAEKWEGIQNNEWRFMPFVEKVLAWVFEASLNCIVFPSRLDEWEVETAFDRHVVDLRALTCTCFRWELTGIPCPDAYACIVKKGWRPEDFFHECYSKAKYLETYSPHIKPMPGMKQWKKTDLPRPLPPLLRKMPGRPKSHKRKKEEGEDAEERFVKRGKKPNNCSNYKQPGHNKRKCKNPPGVIQPKEPGRDYSKNPWVVTDRNKRAARVLRRYNAESSFNEGASGSQAHQQN; translated from the exons ATGTTTCTCAACAACTTTTGTGCGACATTTAATGCTGTGATAAGGGAAGCTAGGGATACACCAATAATAACCTGCGTAGATTGGATTAGGAGGTACGTAATGAGAAGGAATGCTGAAAAGTGGGAGGGTATTCAGAATAATGAGTGGAGGTTTATGCCATTTGTTGAGAAGGTTTTAGCTTGGGTTTTTGAAGCATCTTTGAATTGTATAGTCTTCCCTTCTAGATTAGATGAATGGGAGGTGGAAACTGCTTTTGATAGGCATGTGGTAGATTTGAGGGCGTTGACATGCACATGCTTTAGGTGGGAGTTAACGGGAATACCATGTCCAGATGCTTATGCATGTATTGTGAAGAAGGGGTGGAGGCCTGAAGATTTTTTTCATGAGTGTTACTCAAAGGCCAAATACTTAGAAACTTACTCCCCTCATATCAAGCCAATGCCCGGGATGAAGCAGTGGAAGAAAACAGATTTGCCACGACCTTTGCCTCCACTGTTAAGGAAAATGCCAGGAAGGCCTAAGTCACataagagaaagaaagaagaaggtgagGATGCTGAGGAGAGGTTTGTGAAGCGAGGGAAAAAGCCGAATAATTGCTCAAACTACAAACAACCAGGCCACAACAAGAGAAAGTGCAAGAATCCACCTGGTGTTATTCAACCCAAGGAACCAGGGAGGGATTACTCCAAGAATCCATGGGTTGTTACTGACAGAAACAAGAGGGCTGCAAGAGTTTTAAGG AGGTATAATGCTGAATCTAGCTTCAATGAAGGTGCATCAGGCAGTCAAGCACATCAACAAAACTAA